In the genome of Paenibacillus pabuli, one region contains:
- a CDS encoding VOC family protein, whose protein sequence is MIEYAHIHHVSLAVRDLEVAKKFYSGLLRMQEIERPPFNSTGTWYAIGSQQLHLLQHPQGHTLREAGIDTTDGHFAIWVKSYKETLAWLEQQGIEYEARPDSVAGFSQIFVLDPDRNIVEFDAPYHS, encoded by the coding sequence ATGATTGAATATGCACATATACACCATGTGAGTCTGGCTGTGCGTGACCTGGAGGTTGCGAAGAAATTTTATTCCGGTTTGCTGCGCATGCAGGAGATTGAACGTCCGCCTTTCAACTCTACGGGCACATGGTATGCCATTGGCAGTCAACAGCTTCATCTGTTGCAGCATCCGCAGGGGCATACGCTTCGTGAGGCTGGCATCGATACAACGGATGGACATTTTGCAATTTGGGTGAAGAGCTACAAGGAGACTTTGGCTTGGCTGGAACAGCAGGGGATTGAATATGAGGCAAGACCGGATAGCGTTGCTGGTTTTTCACAGATTTTTGTGTTAGATCCGGATCGCAATATTGTAGAGTTTGATGCGCCTTATCATTCTTGA